From the Bacillaceae bacterium S4-13-56 genome, one window contains:
- the murA gene encoding UDP-N-acetylglucosamine 1-carboxyvinyltransferase has translation MEKIIVNGGRQLNGSVKVEGAKNAVLPVIAASIIASEGKSIIHEVPALADVSTISEVLKYMNAKVEINGNDVIIDASQPLKTEAPFEYVRKMRASVLVMGPLLARYGHAKVALPGGCAIGSRPIDQHLKGFEAMGAKVHVGNGFIEAHVEGRLKGARIYLDVPSVGATENIMMAAAMAEGRTVIENSAKEPEIVDLANYLNAMGAHIVGAGTETIRVEGVDQLHGVEHTIIPDRIEAGTFIVAAAITKGNVLVQGAEMEHLRSLVAKLEEMGVKVTEEKDGIRVIGPETLKAVDIKTMPHPGFPTDMQSQMMALMLVAEGTSVITETVFENRFMHVEEFRRMNGKLKIEGRSCIVEGPTTLQGAEVQATDLRAGAALILAGLVADGYTRVTELKHLDRGYVNFAEKLASLGADIERINEEPILEIKAHQNVN, from the coding sequence TTGGAAAAAATCATCGTAAATGGTGGGAGGCAGCTGAACGGTAGCGTTAAGGTAGAAGGTGCTAAGAATGCCGTACTGCCTGTCATCGCAGCTAGTATAATTGCAAGCGAAGGTAAGAGTATTATTCACGAAGTACCCGCTCTAGCTGATGTTTCAACGATTAGTGAAGTGCTAAAATATATGAATGCGAAGGTTGAAATTAACGGAAACGATGTAATCATTGATGCCTCACAACCTTTAAAAACAGAAGCACCATTTGAATATGTTCGCAAAATGAGAGCATCTGTACTCGTAATGGGTCCATTGTTGGCACGTTACGGTCATGCAAAAGTAGCACTTCCAGGCGGGTGTGCTATAGGTTCTCGCCCTATCGATCAACATCTGAAGGGTTTTGAAGCTATGGGCGCAAAAGTACACGTTGGAAATGGTTTTATTGAAGCACATGTAGAAGGACGCCTTAAAGGTGCCCGTATTTATTTAGATGTGCCTAGTGTTGGTGCAACAGAAAACATTATGATGGCTGCAGCAATGGCTGAAGGCAGGACTGTCATTGAAAACAGCGCAAAAGAACCAGAAATTGTTGACTTAGCCAATTACTTGAATGCAATGGGAGCACACATTGTCGGTGCGGGAACAGAAACAATTCGTGTCGAAGGTGTTGACCAACTTCACGGGGTAGAGCATACTATTATTCCCGATCGTATTGAAGCAGGAACTTTCATCGTCGCAGCTGCAATTACAAAAGGAAATGTACTTGTGCAAGGTGCAGAAATGGAACATTTACGTTCACTTGTTGCAAAGCTTGAAGAAATGGGAGTAAAAGTGACCGAGGAAAAAGATGGAATTCGAGTCATTGGACCAGAAACTCTAAAAGCTGTCGACATTAAAACAATGCCCCACCCAGGTTTCCCAACCGATATGCAGTCCCAAATGATGGCATTAATGCTCGTAGCAGAAGGAACTAGCGTAATTACTGAAACGGTATTCGAAAACCGTTTCATGCATGTGGAGGAATTCCGCCGTATGAACGGGAAGCTAAAAATTGAAGGACGTAGCTGCATCGTAGAAGGTCCAACTACTTTACAAGGTGCAGAGGTTCAAGCAACCGATCTACGAGCAGGAGCAGCACTCATTTTAGCAGGTCTCGTGGCAGATGGCTACACTCGTGTGACTGAATTAAAACATCTTGACCGAGGCTATGTCAACTTTGCTGAAAAATTAGCCTCACTTGGTGCAGACATAGAACGCATCAACGAAGAACCAATCTTAGAAATTAAAGCACATCAAAACGTTAACTAA